A part of Fibrobacter sp. UWB15 genomic DNA contains:
- a CDS encoding GerW family sporulation protein produces the protein MAIEKLAETLLEKLRFITKAETVIGNPIQAGESTVVPVSRVSVGFGFGGHQSKGDTSASGGGASVEPVAFLVIKGDDVRVMPISKDSSLVSKVMDIVPDVVNKFKKSED, from the coding sequence ATGGCTATTGAAAAACTTGCAGAAACTCTTTTGGAAAAGCTCCGTTTCATCACTAAGGCTGAAACGGTTATCGGTAATCCCATTCAGGCCGGTGAATCTACCGTTGTGCCCGTGAGCCGCGTGTCGGTGGGCTTCGGTTTTGGCGGTCACCAGTCCAAGGGGGACACTTCTGCCTCTGGCGGTGGCGCCTCGGTGGAACCGGTCGCCTTCCTCGTGATCAAGGGCGACGACGTGCGCGTGATGCCCATTAGCAAAGACAGTTCGCTTGTCAGTAAGGTCATGGACATCGTGCCCGACGTGGTGAACAAGTTCAAGAAGAGCGAAGACTAA
- a CDS encoding HD domain-containing protein, with product MLSYAEAYKIAADVHKNQMDKAGGPYIDFLQNVADYLKNKGESEEVQTLAILQDLITDTTKKTPEEVIAMGVPADMVEKIQKMTYHKNQSWIDEYSCKLMAEGVPAEEANYEAREKEFVKFMGTLKDDPLMAKAKSAILNVLLEDKYIKRQERRELKTKFRLKKYQAAIEALGV from the coding sequence ATGCTTTCTTACGCTGAAGCCTACAAAATTGCAGCCGACGTTCACAAGAACCAGATGGACAAGGCTGGCGGTCCCTACATTGATTTTCTGCAGAATGTCGCAGATTACCTCAAGAACAAGGGTGAATCCGAAGAGGTTCAGACACTCGCCATTTTGCAGGACTTGATTACCGATACTACCAAGAAAACCCCTGAAGAAGTGATCGCCATGGGCGTTCCGGCCGATATGGTCGAAAAGATCCAGAAGATGACTTACCACAAGAACCAGAGCTGGATCGACGAATACAGCTGCAAGCTGATGGCCGAAGGCGTCCCCGCCGAAGAAGCGAACTACGAAGCCCGCGAAAAGGAATTCGTGAAGTTCATGGGCACCCTCAAGGACGATCCGCTGATGGCCAAGGCCAAGAGCGCCATTCTGAACGTGCTTTTGGAAGACAAGTACATCAAGCGTCAGGAACGCCGCGAACTCAAGACCAAGTTCCGCCTCAAGAAGTACCAGGCCGCCATCGAAGCCCTCGGCGTGTAA
- the asd gene encoding archaetidylserine decarboxylase (Phosphatidylserine decarboxylase is synthesized as a single chain precursor. Generation of the pyruvoyl active site from a Ser is coupled to cleavage of a Gly-Ser bond between the larger (beta) and smaller (alpha chains). It is an integral membrane protein.), which produces MNTAFYVFMKLLPKNAASRAFGALTRLKLPVISKKARNAFAAYYKLNMEESEYPLEHYANIGELFIRRLKPGMRPIADSEIVSPVDGVLSQTAVFDGKQELIQAKGKTYTLKDLLRDEEMAKRFEGGAFATIYLAPFNYHRIHSPAKAEVVDASYCPGTLWPVNVGSVERVEGLFCINERLTSHLRLDDGSEMLVVKVGATNVGRIGVAYTDELLVNAGKLPRNCKRYDWKPAQKITVEKGGELGRFEMGSTVILVVDKKIRERNPGLFQSRVGTAVKVGEAL; this is translated from the coding sequence ATGAATACCGCCTTTTACGTCTTTATGAAGCTTTTGCCGAAGAATGCCGCTAGCCGCGCCTTCGGTGCGTTGACCCGCCTCAAGTTGCCTGTGATTTCCAAGAAGGCACGCAACGCTTTTGCCGCTTATTACAAGCTGAATATGGAAGAGTCGGAATATCCGCTTGAACATTATGCGAACATCGGCGAACTTTTTATCCGCAGACTCAAGCCGGGAATGCGCCCGATTGCTGATTCTGAAATCGTCTCGCCGGTAGACGGAGTGCTTTCGCAGACGGCCGTTTTCGACGGCAAGCAGGAACTGATTCAGGCGAAGGGCAAGACGTACACGCTCAAGGATTTGCTCCGCGACGAAGAAATGGCGAAGCGTTTTGAAGGGGGAGCCTTCGCGACGATTTACTTGGCTCCGTTCAATTACCATCGCATTCATAGTCCGGCAAAGGCCGAAGTGGTGGATGCAAGCTACTGCCCCGGCACGCTCTGGCCGGTGAACGTGGGTAGCGTGGAACGCGTAGAAGGCTTGTTCTGCATTAACGAACGCCTTACGAGCCACTTGCGCTTGGACGATGGTTCTGAAATGTTGGTGGTGAAGGTCGGTGCCACGAACGTGGGCCGCATTGGTGTTGCCTACACGGACGAACTTTTGGTGAATGCGGGCAAACTCCCGCGCAACTGCAAGCGTTACGACTGGAAACCCGCCCAGAAAATCACTGTGGAAAAGGGCGGCGAACTGGGTCGCTTTGAAATGGGCAGTACCGTGATTCTCGTGGTCGACAAGAAAATCCGCGAAAGGAATCCGGGACTTTTCCAAAGCCGCGTAGGAACTGCCGTGAAGGTGGGCGAGGCCCTCTAA
- the purN gene encoding phosphoribosylglycinamide formyltransferase, giving the protein MFKIGVMASGGGSNFKAIIDRIGEGDLEAQCKFLITNNGGCGAVSHAESYGIPVHHISGKTHPDTAAYEAALLEVIDRYDIDLLILAGYMKALPVSLIKRLPDRILNIHPSLLPKYGGKGFWGIHVHEAVIAANEKESGPTVHLVSEEIDQGRILAQTRVPVEDGDTPETLAARVLVQEHELYWKTIKEYAAQIGV; this is encoded by the coding sequence ATGTTTAAAATCGGCGTCATGGCTTCCGGCGGCGGAAGCAACTTTAAAGCAATCATTGACCGCATTGGCGAGGGCGACCTCGAAGCCCAATGCAAGTTCCTGATAACCAACAACGGTGGTTGTGGGGCAGTTTCTCATGCGGAATCTTATGGAATTCCCGTACACCACATTTCGGGCAAAACGCACCCCGATACCGCTGCATATGAGGCCGCACTTTTAGAAGTGATCGATCGTTACGACATTGATTTGCTGATTCTGGCGGGCTATATGAAGGCCTTGCCGGTAAGCCTTATTAAGAGACTCCCGGACCGTATTTTGAACATTCACCCGTCGCTTTTGCCTAAGTATGGCGGCAAGGGCTTCTGGGGAATTCACGTGCATGAGGCCGTAATCGCCGCCAACGAAAAGGAGTCGGGCCCGACGGTTCACTTGGTGAGTGAAGAAATCGACCAAGGGCGAATCTTGGCGCAGACCCGCGTGCCAGTTGAAGATGGCGATACGCCAGAAACGCTCGCTGCCCGCGTGCTGGTGCAGGAACATGAGCTTTACTGGAAGACGATTAAGGAATACGCGGCTCAAATAGGCGTGTAA
- a CDS encoding SulP family inorganic anion transporter: protein MSNINAKDSVKNFLAGVKTTVTPELFRTIRRGYDKKNFVSDLMSGLIVGILALPLAIAFAIASGVGPEQGLYTAIIAGFTISLLGGSRFQIGGPTGAFIVIVYGIVSQYGYDGLASATLLAGILLIIFGLAKFGAIIKFIPYPVTVGFTAGIAIIIALGQVPNFFGLRFLSKDPADAVGKIKLYASSLDTVNIYAVIVGLVALAVCILWPKITTKVPGSLIAIIVATVMVKVLGWDDPITGHGVVTIGMKNHIPSGFPVPHLPNISLEMMQKVFQPALTIAILGAIESLLSAVVADGMTSTKHRSNTELFGQGVANVLSPMFGGIPATGAIARTATNIRNGAVSPISGLVHAVVLLLIMLVLGKYAEMIPMAALAAVLFQVAFNMCGYRSFIKMFKAPKSDVAVMLVAFFLTVIIDLTVAIEVGVLLAAVLFIKRMSDVAEVETVTEALKEDDEEAAHNELSRQVPKGVAVYELAGSLFFGAVDKFKDTMARISDKPKILILRMRSVSSIDAAGIQMIEDLLNRCNREGTQLLLSGVHAQPVVALTRAGVLKQLGEENALGNIDAALNRARELLGLPIVDTSHEMPQAPTVSWEKSLDKPWMPEESNAAVAEETPEVIAEKMMDEPVVKIEEKTK, encoded by the coding sequence ATGTCCAATATAAACGCCAAAGATTCCGTCAAGAATTTCCTTGCTGGAGTCAAGACGACCGTTACTCCTGAATTGTTCCGCACGATTCGCAGGGGCTACGACAAGAAGAACTTCGTAAGCGACCTCATGTCGGGCCTGATTGTGGGCATTCTGGCGCTTCCGCTTGCCATTGCGTTTGCTATCGCTTCGGGTGTGGGTCCGGAACAGGGTCTTTATACGGCCATTATCGCTGGCTTTACCATTTCGCTGTTGGGCGGTTCCCGTTTCCAGATTGGCGGCCCGACGGGTGCCTTTATTGTGATTGTTTATGGCATCGTGAGCCAGTACGGTTATGACGGCCTTGCTTCGGCCACCCTTTTGGCCGGTATCTTGCTGATTATCTTTGGCTTGGCCAAATTTGGCGCGATTATCAAGTTTATCCCGTATCCGGTTACTGTGGGCTTTACCGCCGGTATCGCTATTATTATTGCTCTTGGCCAGGTGCCGAACTTCTTTGGACTCCGTTTCCTTTCGAAGGATCCGGCCGATGCCGTGGGCAAAATCAAGCTTTACGCCTCTTCGCTTGATACTGTTAATATTTATGCCGTGATTGTTGGCCTTGTGGCTTTGGCCGTTTGCATTCTGTGGCCGAAGATTACGACGAAAGTTCCGGGTTCCCTGATTGCCATTATCGTGGCGACTGTTATGGTGAAGGTCTTGGGCTGGGATGATCCGATTACGGGCCACGGCGTGGTGACCATTGGCATGAAAAACCACATTCCGAGCGGTTTCCCGGTTCCGCATTTGCCAAACATTAGCCTTGAAATGATGCAGAAGGTGTTCCAGCCGGCTTTGACCATTGCCATTTTGGGCGCCATTGAATCCCTTTTGTCTGCCGTGGTGGCCGACGGTATGACCTCGACCAAACACCGCTCCAATACCGAACTTTTCGGTCAGGGCGTTGCCAATGTGCTTTCCCCGATGTTTGGCGGTATCCCGGCTACGGGTGCCATTGCCCGTACGGCAACCAACATCCGTAACGGTGCCGTGAGCCCGATTTCTGGCTTGGTACACGCGGTTGTTTTGCTCCTCATTATGCTTGTGCTCGGAAAGTACGCCGAAATGATCCCGATGGCAGCGCTTGCCGCCGTGCTTTTCCAGGTCGCATTCAACATGTGCGGTTACCGCAGCTTTATCAAGATGTTCAAGGCCCCGAAGAGCGATGTTGCTGTGATGCTTGTGGCCTTCTTCTTGACTGTGATTATCGACCTGACGGTCGCAATCGAAGTGGGTGTGCTTTTGGCCGCAGTGCTCTTCATTAAGCGCATGAGTGACGTTGCCGAAGTGGAAACGGTGACCGAAGCCCTTAAAGAAGACGACGAAGAAGCTGCTCATAACGAGCTTAGCCGCCAGGTGCCGAAGGGTGTTGCCGTGTACGAGCTTGCCGGTTCGCTCTTCTTTGGTGCGGTCGACAAGTTTAAGGATACCATGGCCCGCATTTCGGACAAGCCGAAGATCCTTATTTTGCGCATGCGTAGCGTGTCTAGCATCGATGCTGCCGGTATCCAGATGATTGAAGACTTGCTGAACCGTTGCAATCGCGAAGGCACGCAGCTGTTGCTCAGTGGCGTGCATGCTCAGCCGGTGGTAGCGCTTACTCGCGCCGGAGTGCTTAAGCAACTCGGCGAAGAAAATGCCCTCGGTAACATCGATGCCGCTCTCAACCGCGCTCGCGAACTTTTGGGCCTCCCGATTGTGGATACCTCGCATGAAATGCCGCAGGCGCCTACCGTTTCCTGGGAAAAGAGCCTCGACAAGCCGTGGATGCCGGAAGAATCCAACGCTGCCGTGGCCGAAGAAACGCCGGAAGTTATCGCCGAAAAGATGATGGACGAACCGGTCGTAAAAATCGAAGAAAAAACAAAGTAA
- a CDS encoding TIGR02147 family protein, whose product MKPVTEYRDYRSCMQDFYDERKRTCSFTWREFARLAGFTSPTYLKLVCEGKSSLSELGIERVASAMNLGGFEYAYFRSLVHYNQAKDDETKKNAFASMKDIAKANKIRVVDGDAFTYFESWKNPVLRELVAMMPGATPKAVAEMCWQPITADEVRKSLNFMVSVGILQRKSKNVYVQTEKALVGNSDVMPLVLRSMHREMAGFAQKAIDEFDVNDRDVSGITMGIDRDTYEQIVRELESCRRKIVAIANTCKEPNQVYRLNLQMFPLSKNTHKKNEG is encoded by the coding sequence GTGAAACCAGTAACGGAATATCGCGATTATCGCAGCTGTATGCAGGACTTTTACGATGAACGTAAGAGGACTTGCTCGTTTACATGGCGTGAATTTGCCCGCTTGGCGGGCTTCACTTCACCGACATACTTGAAATTGGTGTGCGAAGGAAAAAGCAGTCTCAGTGAATTGGGAATTGAAAGGGTTGCCTCGGCCATGAATCTGGGTGGCTTTGAATATGCATATTTTCGCAGCCTTGTGCATTATAACCAAGCGAAGGACGACGAAACGAAAAAGAATGCTTTCGCAAGCATGAAGGATATCGCGAAAGCGAACAAGATTCGAGTGGTTGATGGAGACGCCTTCACGTATTTTGAATCTTGGAAAAATCCAGTTTTGCGTGAATTGGTGGCCATGATGCCAGGTGCCACACCTAAAGCTGTTGCCGAAATGTGCTGGCAGCCGATTACGGCTGATGAAGTTCGCAAATCTTTGAACTTTATGGTGAGTGTCGGAATTTTGCAGCGCAAGTCCAAGAATGTCTATGTGCAGACAGAAAAAGCTTTGGTCGGAAATTCCGATGTGATGCCTTTGGTGCTACGTTCTATGCATCGTGAAATGGCTGGCTTTGCACAGAAGGCTATTGATGAGTTTGATGTCAATGATCGCGATGTTTCGGGCATAACGATGGGAATAGATCGCGATACTTATGAACAAATTGTGCGGGAACTGGAATCCTGTCGCAGAAAGATTGTAGCGATAGCTAACACTTGTAAGGAACCAAATCAAGTTTATCGTTTGAACTTGCAGATGTTTCCATTGTCAAAAAATACACACAAAAAAAATGAGGGTTAA
- the serC gene encoding 3-phosphoserine/phosphohydroxythreonine transaminase — protein sequence MANKVYNFSAGPSVLPEQALKEASAACIDFENSGISILSMSHRSKPIENMFAQTEQYLRELMGIPEDYDIVFLGGGCSLLFCMLPMNFLNQDATADYALTGVWANKAYKEAKQFGNALAACDTKSETYSRIDKNLKLSDNATYLHVTANNTIYGTEWHNFPKPKSGFLMADVSSDFLARKINVSDFGVVYGGAQKNISCAGVTVTIIKKGLLGKVNRTIPTMLNFQTHIDAANMFNTPPVFAVYVMNRTLKWLKEFGGVEAIEKVNRSKAALLYSALDASKVFVGTAAKEDRSIMNVPFVFNKDVVAADKADDLAKEFLEFAKARGLQQLKGHRSVGGFRASIYNAMPVEGVQALVDCLGDFEKKVLG from the coding sequence ATGGCAAATAAAGTCTATAACTTTAGCGCAGGACCGTCTGTCCTGCCCGAACAGGCACTCAAGGAAGCATCTGCTGCATGCATCGACTTCGAAAACAGCGGCATCAGCATTCTCTCCATGAGTCACCGTTCAAAGCCGATTGAAAACATGTTCGCCCAGACGGAACAGTACCTCCGTGAATTGATGGGCATCCCTGAAGACTATGACATCGTTTTCCTCGGTGGTGGCTGCTCCCTTTTGTTCTGCATGCTCCCGATGAACTTCCTCAACCAGGACGCTACGGCCGACTACGCTCTGACCGGTGTCTGGGCAAACAAGGCTTACAAGGAAGCTAAGCAGTTCGGTAACGCTCTCGCCGCTTGCGACACCAAGTCTGAAACTTACAGCCGCATCGACAAGAACCTGAAGCTTTCCGACAACGCGACTTACCTCCACGTGACTGCCAACAACACCATCTACGGTACCGAATGGCACAATTTCCCGAAGCCGAAGTCTGGCTTCCTCATGGCTGACGTGAGCTCCGACTTCCTCGCCCGCAAGATCAACGTGTCCGACTTCGGCGTTGTGTACGGCGGCGCCCAGAAGAACATCAGCTGCGCAGGCGTGACTGTTACCATCATCAAGAAGGGCCTCCTCGGCAAGGTGAACCGCACCATCCCGACGATGCTCAACTTCCAGACTCACATTGACGCTGCCAACATGTTCAACACACCTCCGGTATTCGCCGTGTACGTGATGAACCGCACCCTCAAGTGGCTCAAGGAATTCGGTGGTGTCGAAGCTATCGAAAAGGTGAACCGTTCCAAGGCCGCTCTCCTTTACAGCGCCCTCGACGCTTCCAAGGTGTTCGTCGGTACCGCTGCCAAGGAAGACCGTTCCATCATGAACGTTCCGTTCGTGTTCAACAAGGATGTGGTTGCCGCTGACAAGGCTGACGATCTCGCTAAGGAATTCCTCGAATTCGCAAAGGCTCGCGGTCTGCAGCAGCTCAAGGGTCACCGCTCTGTGGGAGGCTTCCGTGCTTCCATTTACAACGCTATGCCGGTCGAAGGCGTGCAGGCTCTCGTTGACTGCCTCGGCGACTTTGAAAAGAAGGTTCTCGGCTAA
- a CDS encoding aconitate hydratase yields MLFNFDMIQGVYARIPARVKAARKQLGRPLTLAEKIIYSHLIDGAENRTYERGKDFAEFHPDRVAMQDATAQMALLQFTTAGKARVAVPSSVHCDHLIIAREGVEKDLPRAKEESKEVYDFLQSVSAKYGIDCWLPGAGIIHQVVLENYAFPGGMMIGTDSHTVNAGGLGMLAIGVGGADAVDAMVGLPWELKYPKMIGVKLTGKLQGFATAKDIILKLAGILTVKGGTNAIIEYFGEGARSLSATGKATIANMGAEVGATCSTFSYDDSMSRYLKVTGRADVAAAADKIAEHLKADPEVEAEPEKYFDRVVEIDLNTLVPHFNGPFSPDRAYAVTDMAESLKATETKPESTPVVSAALIGSCTNSSYEDLFMAANMIKQALAKGLSPKCPLLINPGSEQVRYTAERDGLIDLFKQFGATIMTNACGPCIGRWDRAGSDKKELNTIVHSFNRNFAKRADGNPNTHAFVASPLMAVIAALSGDIRFNPMTDTLVNNEGKAVKLDPPEQCELPPKGFEVKDAGYQAPAEDGSKITVSINPESKRLQALAPFAAWDGKDIAGAPLLIKAKGKCTTDHISMAGPWLNYRGHLENISNNMLIGAVNAFNGETNKVLCQCGEYKEVPELAKIYKAKGTGSIVIGDENYGEGSSREHAAMEPRFLGVKAVIVKSFARIHETNLKKQGMLALTFKNAADYDKIQEQDVFDIVGLTKFAPGSEFTLVAHHKDGSVDNIALSHTYNEQQWAWFKAGSALNLIRANNK; encoded by the coding sequence ATGCTTTTCAATTTCGACATGATCCAGGGCGTCTATGCCCGCATTCCCGCCCGCGTTAAAGCAGCACGCAAGCAACTGGGCCGTCCGCTCACCCTCGCCGAAAAGATTATCTACAGCCATCTGATTGATGGCGCCGAGAACAGGACCTACGAACGCGGCAAGGATTTTGCCGAATTCCACCCTGACCGCGTGGCCATGCAGGACGCAACCGCCCAGATGGCACTCCTCCAGTTCACCACCGCCGGTAAGGCCCGCGTGGCAGTGCCCAGTTCCGTGCACTGCGACCACCTGATTATCGCCCGCGAAGGTGTCGAAAAGGACCTCCCCCGCGCAAAGGAAGAAAGCAAGGAAGTGTATGACTTTTTGCAGTCCGTATCTGCCAAGTACGGCATTGACTGCTGGCTCCCGGGTGCAGGCATCATCCACCAGGTGGTGCTCGAAAACTACGCCTTCCCGGGCGGAATGATGATTGGTACCGACTCCCACACCGTGAACGCTGGCGGTCTCGGCATGCTCGCGATTGGCGTGGGCGGTGCAGACGCCGTGGACGCCATGGTCGGCCTCCCGTGGGAACTCAAGTACCCGAAGATGATCGGCGTGAAGCTCACTGGCAAGCTCCAGGGCTTCGCTACCGCCAAGGATATCATCCTCAAGCTCGCAGGTATCCTCACCGTGAAGGGCGGCACCAACGCCATTATCGAATACTTCGGCGAAGGCGCACGCAGCCTCTCCGCTACCGGCAAGGCAACGATTGCGAACATGGGTGCCGAAGTGGGCGCAACCTGCTCCACCTTCAGCTATGACGATTCCATGAGCCGCTACCTCAAGGTGACTGGCCGTGCCGACGTGGCCGCCGCTGCCGACAAGATTGCAGAACACCTCAAGGCCGACCCCGAAGTTGAAGCCGAACCGGAAAAGTATTTTGACCGCGTTGTCGAAATCGACTTGAACACGCTCGTGCCGCACTTCAACGGCCCGTTCAGCCCGGACCGCGCCTACGCCGTGACCGACATGGCAGAATCCCTCAAGGCCACCGAAACCAAGCCGGAATCTACGCCGGTCGTAAGTGCCGCCCTCATCGGTTCTTGCACGAACTCCAGCTACGAAGACCTCTTCATGGCCGCGAACATGATCAAGCAGGCCCTCGCCAAGGGTCTTTCTCCGAAGTGCCCGCTCCTCATTAACCCGGGTTCCGAACAGGTGCGCTACACCGCTGAACGCGACGGCCTCATCGACTTGTTCAAGCAGTTCGGTGCAACGATTATGACGAACGCCTGCGGTCCTTGCATTGGCCGCTGGGACCGTGCAGGAAGCGACAAGAAGGAACTCAACACCATCGTCCACAGCTTCAACCGCAACTTCGCAAAGCGCGCTGACGGCAACCCGAACACGCATGCATTCGTCGCCTCCCCGCTCATGGCCGTGATTGCCGCCCTCTCTGGCGACATCCGCTTCAACCCGATGACCGACACCCTCGTGAACAATGAGGGCAAGGCCGTGAAGCTCGACCCGCCGGAGCAGTGCGAACTCCCGCCGAAAGGCTTCGAAGTCAAGGACGCCGGCTATCAGGCCCCGGCAGAAGACGGTTCCAAGATTACCGTTTCCATCAACCCCGAAAGCAAGCGTCTCCAGGCTCTCGCTCCGTTCGCCGCCTGGGACGGCAAGGATATCGCCGGGGCCCCGCTCCTCATCAAGGCGAAGGGCAAGTGCACCACCGACCATATCTCCATGGCCGGCCCGTGGCTCAACTACCGCGGTCACCTCGAAAACATTTCGAACAATATGCTTATCGGCGCCGTGAACGCCTTCAACGGCGAAACCAACAAGGTTCTCTGCCAGTGCGGTGAATACAAGGAAGTCCCCGAACTTGCGAAGATTTACAAGGCCAAGGGCACGGGCTCCATCGTCATCGGTGACGAAAACTACGGCGAAGGCTCCAGCCGCGAACACGCCGCTATGGAACCGCGCTTCCTCGGCGTGAAGGCCGTAATCGTGAAGAGTTTCGCCCGCATTCACGAAACGAACCTCAAGAAGCAGGGCATGCTCGCCCTCACCTTCAAGAACGCTGCCGACTACGACAAGATCCAAGAACAGGATGTGTTCGATATCGTTGGTCTCACCAAGTTCGCTCCGGGTTCCGAGTTCACGCTCGTCGCCCACCACAAGGATGGCTCCGTCGATAACATCGCCTTAAGCCACACTTACAACGAACAGCAGTGGGCATGGTTCAAGGCGGGTTCGGCCCTCAACCTCATCCGCGCGAACAACAAATAG
- a CDS encoding ribonuclease HII has translation MKFKVPAFLEGIEAPVDGEVAMRKFAAQAGENAVVVGIDEVGRGPLAGPVVACAAVLKAPDALLTLNDSKKLTRVKREAMYQDVQDACACFAVASASVEEIDRMNILEADFLAMRRALQALGMPGLHESVPQIPIFQKGSFASLATSHQPLTTLIAVDGNLKIHGIPEEMQIPVVKGDGRIASISAASILAKVFRDRYMDDLEKKFPGYGFDKHAGYGTKAHLDAIRRLGMTAEHRKSFHPKSLQTELDL, from the coding sequence ATGAAATTCAAGGTTCCGGCATTTTTGGAAGGGATTGAAGCTCCTGTCGATGGCGAAGTTGCCATGCGCAAGTTCGCTGCGCAAGCGGGCGAGAATGCGGTCGTGGTCGGTATCGACGAAGTCGGTCGCGGCCCTTTGGCGGGCCCTGTGGTGGCCTGCGCCGCTGTCCTTAAGGCTCCCGATGCTCTCCTGACGCTCAACGATTCCAAGAAACTCACGCGCGTAAAGCGCGAAGCCATGTACCAGGACGTGCAAGATGCTTGCGCCTGCTTTGCCGTAGCGAGCGCCTCGGTCGAGGAAATCGACCGCATGAATATCCTGGAAGCCGACTTTTTAGCCATGCGTCGAGCCTTGCAGGCTCTCGGTATGCCCGGTTTGCACGAATCTGTCCCCCAAATTCCGATTTTCCAGAAAGGCTCCTTTGCGTCCCTAGCCACTAGCCACCAACCACTAACCACTTTAATCGCTGTCGACGGCAACCTCAAGATTCACGGAATTCCCGAAGAAATGCAGATTCCCGTGGTCAAGGGTGACGGCCGTATCGCGAGCATCTCGGCGGCCTCGATTTTGGCGAAAGTATTCCGTGACCGTTACATGGACGACCTCGAAAAGAAGTTCCCCGGTTACGGTTTCGACAAGCATGCCGGTTACGGAACCAAGGCTCACCTTGACGCAATCCGCCGTCTCGGCATGACTGCGGAACATCGTAAAAGCTTTCACCCCAAGAGTTTACAAACCGAGCTGGATCTGTAG